AATGTTTTAATTGTTAtagataaatagaaaataaaaataagttatATCATAGTCATGtattgaacaaaaaattcaTTTGTCTGATACTTTGTCATTATACTTGTCTGAGGTGTTTTAATAGTACTCATGCATTATTTGTGTTACAAAATGTACATTTTAATTTAAGATTGGTTTTTTTATGGTTATAACTGTTTCTGTATGTCAGAATAGTTAGTCAAGTATCAATGTAGTTTGTTATTTGACTATATTTTTTAGTCTTACGTATGTATACGGTCTAACGTGCGcagatattgaaaattttagtaAACTTGTTTCTGTATATATTTGAATCTTGATATTTAAATGTCAAGTAATAGAAGGTATAACAATTTATACTGAATGCCAAATATTCTTTTTGTCATCGATACTTTAAGTTAAGTTCTAAACAAACAAAATATGTGAACgttttattatttaacaaagTTGCACATTAGGCATAGAGTGTTTGTTAAAAGACAAAGTTGTATTATCTATAAGTGTACATATGTACAAGTTCATATTTATAGTGTTATAGTGTACAGTGCATAGTGTATTGACAAAActaacaattattttttatagattgtaatatataaattaaagtcACTCATTTCCAAGCTACAATAAATTCCTTAATACAATCAGTATTGTTTTTTCCAGTATAAATGAATTTAACAtgtaaaagtaaaaagaaatttacttccTTATAAAATTTCTACCTTATGAATATAATAACCACCAgtgtatttttaaacaataaaaaaaaacagaattatactcgaaaagtttcttttatataatttcattttatatttgtcTTTTTTAGTGATATcttgtttattttgttttttattttatagtagaattataattttatatttaaaaaatatttatgaagGGTTTGAAACattaaattctttttataatataattttaatgttttgTGTTCGAATACAACAGAATCGTGCCTCGATTAGCTATTTCTACAATCCCTcttgtagaaaattaaaaattgattctaTATATTTCTCCAAAAAATGATTATCACATAATTATCGTAAAGTGTGCATATTTGTGTTGTAAGTATATATCAAAGCGCATTTATTGCAACAGTACACAAGTTGTATTAAATATCATTCATTAATTGAACATTAATGCGAAAAAATCATAAAATCAATAAACTTTCATGTGAGGAaagattataataattaacatatttttgtattatatttattttgctACATGAATTCTTCGAATTATTTTAGATACAACATTATAGAAAGTAACGATTACGGTAAGGTCGCCATTAGCGTAAAGTAGCTATTATACATATTTGCGATTAGTGACGCCTCTAAACGACGTAGAGGAAACATCTCGACTGATCTCGACCATAGCTGTGGCAATGtacaaagaaatggtttactGCGCGATATTACGTTTATGCACAATTTTCCGTGGATCGTGTGCGATATTGACACCCGTATAAGCGAGAAGATTCAGTGCATTTACGAATACACAAACGCTAACCCGGTTCGTTCGCCTTCGAGAACACGTAACTGGTTGTTTCCTCAGAAACATGGCCGAATATCGTTTCGACGGTGTGGTGAAATTGTGTGTACAGAATCATTAAAACGACATCCTGGCCTTTTGAATACGTTTAATCGCCGGTAATATGACGTCGATACATTTCGTCGTGCATCCGTTACCCGGAACCGACGATCAGTTGAACGATAGGTAAGAAGAACGGATTCGTTATCGGTTTCCCATTAATGTATCTATCATTTCGGTATGTCTGTCTTTCCTCTTCTACGTattgaaacgtttcgttcgttgttcgttgcTGAATATATGCTCGCTGATTTCGGTCAGTatatcttttcttctcttttttccatCAATGTTAAATCTTGTTATGGAGATGTTTGACTTTAACTAAACGGTGCAAAATGATTTTACATGAACCATGGGAGTTGTAAAAGTTTGTTGTCACATCGTTACGTACGGACATCGTGTGTCCGGGTTTGGAAATTTCTTGACGCTGCTAGTCATAATCGAAAGTTATATAGGTGCGGTTTAGGTGTCAAGAGgtctttttttcctctctttgtCTTTACACTGTTCGTTGCACCTGTAGGttacgagaaaaaaattcgattctctCGAATCGCGATTGAAGAAATTCTCTGCGAAATAAGAACGTTTATGACAAATGTGTCGTGCACATGAGTCATGAATACATATTTCAATGATTAATATGTTATTCTGCTCTTATATGATAAaatgtaatgttttttttttatatttcatatgTACTTTCTATGTTTTATCGGTCTTTTACAAAACTTTATTTTATGTAGAGTATATCTAATAGGAGACtatcaataataaattaattaatattaattttgtaattattttattatcatctatctGATACAAAAATGCAAAAGAATTTTagtatattaatttttgttacaagtaaTATCTACATTAATGTATGTTATTGAATGATCAAAAACAAATTCATAGTTTACATTGCTATTGtaattatagtaattatttttgGATAATAATATTATCATGTCAGTACAAATTAAGTTTGGGTAGATGGTTTTTGTTGTTACGtaatctaatatttttaatataaaattgaagaaactgTTCTCATCATTTATCACAATGTacaattatgtatatatattaagcTGACATAACCTTAATGTGTGGTTTATTTGTGCaaatgaatttttgtttttgctgtatttttgtcaatattattcagaaaaatataatttaaattatatatttatttgatttatatttttaattttttttaggtTGAAAGAAGTGGCAGAGAAAATCAACAGATATGGATTCGCAACGCTACCAGCATTTAGTGGATTAAAGATTTCAGTAAAGCGTATTGTTGTTGGACCAACACATATTGCTCTTCTTACAGAAGACCATAAAGTTTGCAGAGTTGCATTTACAGTATTGTCAGACAGATTGGACTTGAGCAAAAATGAACCAAATAGAAAGTAAgttgaaatgaatgaaaaatttcaggAGGAAGATGAAGatagaaaaaatttttgttatgtatcatatatttttttattattgtagcACCAGTAAGAATCATGTTGGAAACTCCAATTCAGCATCAAATAGTGGTGGTAGTAGTGGAAGTGGAGGTAGAGGAATGTCTAGAACACGTGCAAGAATTATGCGTGGCAGTTCCCGAGGTGGTAGCAGTGGAGGAAGTGGAAATGCAGGTAGGATAGGCCCTCCAGGTGTAATTATGGGAGGAGGAAGCAGCAGCAGCTCGCGTCCCATTGCACCAGTACCTGCACCATTCGTACCGGAAGATCTTATCTCACAGGCTCAAGTGGTATTGCAAGGAAAAAGTCGCAATCTTATTATTAGAGAATTGCAGGTTTGTTATATTATAATGACCACTGTACAATGTGTTGGTAGTATCAGGGTtagtgaaatattgaaatatattttgtagCGTACAAATTTAGATGTAAACTTAGCAGTAAATAATTTACTATCACGAGATGATGAAGAAGGTGATGATGCAGAAGATGCAGCAGATACATATGTCCCGGAAGAACTTATATCTTTATTAGATGGTGGTTCATTTAACGAACATTCTGTTATAATTGATGCAGATTCTATGTTCTCTGAAGATATGTTTGGATATACAGGAATgagaaagtaattattttttcattatttgtgGCTTATTTGGTAGAAGACATGATGTTTAagcacattttatatttttagtcgTGGAAGTTCTTCACGCAGAATAGGCAATGATAGAGAGAGTGAACGCGCATCTGAACGAGATCGCGATAGTTTTAGTAGATGGAGAGATCGTCAATATTGCGGACCACGTCGTTGGCTAGAAACAGCGCTTAAAGACTCGTGGGAAAAAGATACtggtaaaaaatttaaacaataaatccatattaaattttattagtaTTTTTGAATTATAGGTGtatgaattttaataatattttttaaaaatatatcagaTAACAAAAAGAAGGAGTTAGCTTCCCAAAGTCCATTATGGATATCAGAAGAATTGGAATGGTGGCATGAACGTAGCAGCGATCCTGCTCCTCGTTTCATACAGATCGCTTCGCTTTACAGTGAATTAATTGCTGTTTCTGTTGGTGGTCAGTTATATCAATGGAAATGGTCAGAATCTGAACCATACAAAGATCCAgaggtatttatttttaaaacaaacaTTCATTTCAGTATTTTATAAGAGGAAGATAATAAATAGACACTTATTTTAGAATCCAAATATACATCATCCAAAAGCTCAGTGGTTAGCAATAACAACAGAAAAGATAGTTAATATATCTGCAACAGCAATTCGATGTTCCGTTAATACTGAAAGTGGCAAAGTAGCTACTTGGCTTGATGAGCTCCTGGGACATGTTGCTTCCCGTCTTGAACATCCAGCTCAAACTTTTACTGAATTTACATTAGACAAAATAATGTCACTCCATACTTGTGCTTTGTACACTGTTGCCAGACTTGAAAGTGGTACATTGTATTGGTGGTTGGTtgaaattttgacaattttttcattttttaatcaattattCTCTAAACTAACGACGTTATTGCTAGTGCTCGCTTGTATAActatttttacataatttttacatttttctccaTAGGGGTGTACTACCTTTTGCACAGCGTAAAAAAttgtgggaaaagtacaaagCTAAGTCGCGCAAACATAGACCATCGACAGTATCATCAAATGACATTAGTTATGGTACACATGTTTGCATGAAAAATAGTCCTATATATCAACCTGGAGCAATAGGTGCGTTGTTCAATAAAAACGgttaaaataattgtataacGTTGTAACTTATTAAATGGATATATTTTTTTAGGATTCACAATTGCTAATGGAGTTCCAAAAGTAGGACAATTACTAGCAGCAGCTTGGAATTTAGATTCTACTTGTAGATTTAAAGTTTTACCAGCTGGAAGTCACTTACCTAATGCTAACGCAGACAAACGCGAAACAAGTGGAAATAGTGGAACCGGTACTATTAATAAAACAAATCATAAAGAGACTGCCGATCGTCTTGATATGCCGCCACCTCCCTCACCAGCTTCAAGCACATGCAGCGATACTGGCAGCATTACAACAAGTCATAgtaagaatttaataatttttaaaaataatttgaataccATTAATAAAATGATAGTTCGGTTGTTAAAAAGTATTTAGCTCTTTTTGTAACTAATCGCATTTTTGAGATTAAATctaacaatacaaattttaattttgtagagAGACAAAAACGGGTTACACCTCGAAATGAAGGAGAGACTGAAcgaaaagacgaagaagaatGGCAATTAAAAGACGTTGTTTTTGTAGAAGATGTTAAAACCGTACCTATTGGTATGTTTTTTTATAACGAACAATAGCATAAGAGTAGCACATTTCTGAAATTGTGCtatattttaccattttttatgTGTAGGTAAAGTTATAAAAGTTGATGGTTGTTATGTTGCTGTGAAGTTCTTTTCAAAGGattcaaaagaaaaagagaaagaaattaaagaGAAGGATTTCAATACATCGGATTTTAAAGATTTAACAGCAGAAGAATCAATCAAATTGTTGGCCGATTGTAGATTGTTAAGAAAAGACGAGTTACAGGTAAATTAAGTTGTTGCAAGTAAATCTTTACGtttttgaaagtataaatatGATAAACTATCACACGTGTAGGTGATAAAGACATCTATGAATCCAAGAGCTCCAGATTGTTTCCAACGAACTCCCAGAAGAGTAAATATTGTCGAAGGATCGAATGATAGTATTTTAACTATTGCTACAGATGGACGAGGTAGAACTTTGGGATGCATAATTACTGATCTTTGTTGATAATATTTCTTAGTAATTGATTATTTATAGGTATTCATGCAATTTTGAAAAGTGGAAACAAGTTGAGCTATGTTGTATATAATCTGAGTACTGGAAGATATGTACAAGATTGTTATATTCCATCAGATATATCGTCATTTTTTGGCTTACAGCCCCAAAATATAAACCTTATAAGTGCAGGAGAGGTATACTTTCATGATTTATATTATtacaattgtaataaattagtTTAAATTGTATATGGATacaatcaatttttatattacagaatatTGAGTGCTCTATGATCCTTAGAGATGGAAATAATACGATCTATCCGTTAGTAAAAGATTGTGCTGAGGCTATTCGTGATCCAAATTGGTTAGATTTAGTTCCAGTAATTTGCATTGGTGCTTCGACTATTCCCATACCAAGTTGCTCGAATTCACATACCAATATGAAAAATCAAGTTGCGGTTATTGCATTAGCATTTGATAACCTTTTACTAATGCCACGCATATTAAGGTGCGATTATGATAGTGTGAAACAGGTGTTTTGTAATTTGGAACAAGATCACAGTAAGTATGTTCATACATTTTTGTAGTCAAAATGTAGTCAACGAACAatacgaaaataatataataatgctTCATTTTTGTTTAGAAAACAATGCAGCGCAAATTCAAGCAATACTGACTGAACGTTGCGATGGTAATCGTAATATTTTGCATGCCTGTATCAGTATGTCTTCTCCAACTTCTAACAAAGAAAACGATCAAGGTATTGCATTCATTTATTTGCCTTATTTAATATCAAATATGCCGTAAGGATTATGGTATATTCTAATttgatttttcatttgaaaGGTATCGAACGTGAATTAGTGTCAAATACTGTTGACGGTGCATCTGCACCTATCGAGGAACCGATTCCAACTTTAAGTTGGCCACCCGAAGCATTTGATAACACATCAGGAGAAGAGGATAGTTTACTTAGTATTGGTGCTGCCAGTATATCTATGATGAATAAATCAGGTAAAAGTGTATTGAATGCCTTTTTATCTATATTTTGTTATCATTATAAgtcatattataaattattaaatacatattttctttatttgtagGTGTTGGAGCTACGTCAAATAATACTTATATTATAGATTCTgtagaaagaagaaacaatgCATTGCTTATATTGAAGTATATGTGTGAAAGTAACGTATTAGCACCTCATCTGAAAGAACTACTTACAGCAAAGTAATTATCATGAtggttaaaaaatttattaaacataaAATATTGGTATACTTTGATAAAAATACTTTAATTCTTCTATCAACAGAGATGCTCAGGGTCAAACACCATTGATGCTTGCTGTGTCAGTCCGTGCATATCACGCAGCTCTTATCATATTGGACACTATTCAGAGAGTTGGAAGAGATCAGAAAGAATGTTCAGCCATGATACTTCCTCCTGACGCGAATCCAGATTTGTCACCGCTGTTTGTTACTTGTTGTAACGATACCTGTAGTTTCACTTGGACTGGGGCGGATCATATTAATCAAGTACTCTATCATCCAATACGTTTGAACAATCGTGTGATTCAAATTCTCtttaataaatgattttttttttcaggatATTTTCGAATGCAGAACTTGCGGCTTAACCGGGTCTTTGTGTTGCTGTACAGAATGCGCTCGCGTTTGTCATAGAGGACACGATTGCAAATTAAAAGTAACATCTCCTACGGCTTATTGTGATTGTTGGGAAAAATGTAAATGCCGCGCTCTCATTGCTGGTCATCAGGGTGTTCGTTATCAGCTTCTATGTCGTTTGGTAGTTAATACCGATCTTGCCACGAAAATAAATTCACGGTAAGGAGATGAATAGAGAatcattgaaaattgaaattgaataaaattaacgaatcTATTTTTTAACTTTGTAGAGGAGAAAGTATTTTGCTATTTCTGGTTCAGACTGTAGGAAGACAATTGGTGGAACAACGACAATGCCGTTCAGCACCTCGACCGCGCTCGACGTCTGCAAGCCGCAAAGGACCGTCATCTGATGgtaattttttgttatttaaacACGATAATAATGATATCGAGTTTAATTGGAAGTCATTGAATAATAATGGTCAAATGTGAAACAGGTTTGAGCCAGGACTCGGCAGACATGCCGGATCATGACTTGGAACCTCCTCGTTTCAGTCGGAAAGCTCTAGAAAGACTATTGAATGACTGGCCAGCTGTTCAGTGTATGATTATGACAGGAGTGACTGTGAACGGTAACGATCAATTATTTGGAGATCAGGGACAGTTGTGTCGACAAAGCGGTACTGCATTACTCGATAAATTTACTCACTCATTCTTGGTCAAGTGTAGTGCGGAGgtaagaaagaatatttttcatcatATAAACTGGACAATAAAGTATTTTCGATATACTGTATAAAATTCTGCCATAGATGCTGAATGCTCTTTTAACAACCCTAATACGAGAATTACAAAATGATTCTGTGCCTGGACGACAAGAAGAAGCGAATAACGTTGCTCGTCGATTTGTTCGATCTGTGGctcgaatatttgtaatttttacagTAGAAATAGCACCGGTAAAAAAGGGAAGAAGGTACGAAACGATTCTTAACTATGAATTAACTTAACTTCTGTATCTTTTTTCTATGTTCTTCTTTGAATGTACATTTCAGCGCTAGCCAAGCCTCGCATCCTTTGATAAAATGTCGCAAAGTTTTCAACGCGTTGATTAAATTAGCTGTTGAGGAATTATGCGAAATAGCCGATTCATTAATAGCACCAGTAAGATTAGGTGTTGCACGACCGACGGCGCCATTTACATTGACCAGCTCGGTGATCGAAGTGATCAACGGCTCGGAGGACTTGTTCTCCATTGAACCATTGATACCTCACAGTGGTGTGAGCTCTCAAACTCTAGACGCTActttgcagacgcaacagggaaacAATAATATAACAATTGCTAGAGATGTTTCTGCTATGGACGAGGCAGAAGGTGGTGAAGGTACACGTAAACGAGTAACAGCATCTGTaatgattttaattttgaataagTAAAAATTGATGCTGTTGATCTTAAATGAAAACATAATATTCATTTATGGAATAGAGGTACCTATGGATGTGGATGGCGACATAAGCGAACACGAAGAATCGGGAGTTTCCGGAACAGTCGCTGGTCAACCGTTAGGTGAAATCGATAGCAACGCAGGCGGCGTGGGCGAAGAACAAGCAGGGGATGGCGAATCAGACACAGAGCTCGATCTTCTAGCGGAAGCGGAAACGGAATCGGATTCCGACGACAATCATAGTAATCAAGATGCGGCATCTGCGCAACGCAGCGTACAGACTGGTGCTACGGCAGGTTCTGACGGTGGAATGGGATCTATTTTATTGTTTCCGGAGGACGAATCCGGTGAATCAAGCCAACAGGAAGACGATGAGAGCGAAGCGGGAGAAACCGACGAACAGGATAACGAGGACTTTCAGATGGGTGACGAGCAATTGGAGCGTCGAAGGTAAAAAtggtttttcctttttctatttttaaataacatggatatgcaacaggaacattaaAAGGCTTTGCAACAGAGACCTGCTGGCATGGTTTCATTTCGTTAGGcattaataataaaaacttATCCTTATTCCAGTGGTTCATCCGGCGGTCATTTACATCGTAATAATCTCGCGCCTGTTTCTATGCAATGGGCAATACGTAATCGCGAAACAAATACGCGCACAACAGGACTGAGAGTAACAGGTGGCAGTAATCTGGTTTTTATTGACTCTGCATCCTTAAGACGTACTACCGCAACATCTGCTGTTGCAGCTGCACAAGAACCAATTACTATGAGTACCACTCCCTGTTGTTTGGCACGTGCATTTGGAATTGTTATTCGACAGATAGCTAATCTTTTGGTTATGATGCAAGATTATAAAACGCTGGCACCATTTCTGCCGCAGTTGATGGAAATTTCTTATCAAGATGCGTTGAACTTGCAGGTATGGCTACATCTAGAACTAATCCAAACGTAATGAAGTTTATGAAAAGCATGGTGTGCCGCAACACTGATGTTTCAAATGATCACAGATGTATCTCGAATCGCATTTGAAACCTACATGGGATTGGCTACTTACGGTAATGGACGCCACAGAGGCGCAACTAAGATTCGGAGTCTCTTTGACTCGTAGCGCGGATCCCACGCATCCGGAACACCCGTTGAACAATGCTCCATCGTTCTCTGGAAGCAATTACACTGGTTTACTAAACACAGCGGCTTTGTCGTTGACATTACAATCTAATACAGGTCGGAATCAACGCAGTGGTATCGCTACGAGCTCCAATATCTCCACTCCACAAGCTTCTACAAGACTCACCGTTGGTTTTGCAGGCGTTGGCGAACCTTCGCGAAACATTAGGG
This window of the Ptiloglossa arizonensis isolate GNS036 chromosome 5, iyPtiAriz1_principal, whole genome shotgun sequence genome carries:
- the Hyd gene encoding E3 ubiquitin-protein ligase hyd isoform X2 translates to MTSIHFVVHPLPGTDDQLNDRLKEVAEKINRYGFATLPAFSGLKISVKRIVVGPTHIALLTEDHKVCRVAFTVLSDRLDLSKNEPNRNTSKNHVGNSNSASNSGGSSGSGGRGMSRTRARIMRGSSRGGSSGGSGNAGRIGPPGVIMGGGSSSSSRPIAPVPAPFVPEDLISQAQVVLQGKSRNLIIRELQRTNLDVNLAVNNLLSRDDEEGDDAEDAADTYVPEELISLLDGGSFNEHSVIIDADSMFSEDMFGYTGMRNRGSSSRRIGNDRESERASERDRDSFSRWRDRQYCGPRRWLETALKDSWEKDTDNKKKELASQSPLWISEELEWWHERSSDPAPRFIQIASLYSELIAVSVGGQLYQWKWSESEPYKDPENPNIHHPKAQWLAITTEKIVNISATAIRCSVNTESGKVATWLDELLGHVASRLEHPAQTFTEFTLDKIMSLHTCALYTVARLESGTLYWWGVLPFAQRKKLWEKYKAKSRKHRPSTVSSNDISYGTHVCMKNSPIYQPGAIGFTIANGVPKVGQLLAAAWNLDSTCRFKVLPAGSHLPNANADKRETSGNSGTGTINKTNHKETADRLDMPPPPSPASSTCSDTGSITTSHKRQKRVTPRNEGETERKDEEEWQLKDVVFVEDVKTVPIGKVIKVDGCYVAVKFFSKDSKEKEKEIKEKDFNTSDFKDLTAEESIKLLADCRLLRKDELQVIKTSMNPRAPDCFQRTPRRVNIVEGSNDSILTIATDGRGIHAILKSGNKLSYVVYNLSTGRYVQDCYIPSDISSFFGLQPQNINLISAGENIECSMILRDGNNTIYPLVKDCAEAIRDPNWLDLVPVICIGASTIPIPSCSNSHTNMKNQVAVIALAFDNLLLMPRILRCDYDSVKQVFCNLEQDHKNNAAQIQAILTERCDGNRNILHACISMSSPTSNKENDQGIERELVSNTVDGASAPIEEPIPTLSWPPEAFDNTSGEEDSLLSIGAASISMMNKSGVGATSNNTYIIDSVERRNNALLILKYMCESNVLAPHLKELLTAKDAQGQTPLMLAVSVRAYHAALIILDTIQRVGRDQKECSAMILPPDANPDLSPLFVTCCNDTCSFTWTGADHINQDIFECRTCGLTGSLCCCTECARVCHRGHDCKLKVTSPTAYCDCWEKCKCRALIAGHQGVRYQLLCRLVVNTDLATKINSRGESILLFLVQTVGRQLVEQRQCRSAPRPRSTSASRKGPSSDGLSQDSADMPDHDLEPPRFSRKALERLLNDWPAVQCMIMTGVTVNGNDQLFGDQGQLCRQSGTALLDKFTHSFLVKCSAEMLNALLTTLIRELQNDSVPGRQEEANNVARRFVRSVARIFVIFTVEIAPVKKGRSASQASHPLIKCRKVFNALIKLAVEELCEIADSLIAPVRLGVARPTAPFTLTSSVIEVINGSEDLFSIEPLIPHSGVSSQTLDATLQTQQGNNNITIARDVSAMDEAEGGEEVPMDVDGDISEHEESGVSGTVAGQPLGEIDSNAGGVGEEQAGDGESDTELDLLAEAETESDSDDNHSNQDAASAQRSVQTGATAGSDGGMGSILLFPEDESGESSQQEDDESEAGETDEQDNEDFQMGDEQLERRSGSSGGHLHRNNLAPVSMQWAIRNRETNTRTTGLRVTGGSNLVFIDSASLRRTTATSAVAAAQEPITMSTTPCCLARAFGIVIRQIANLLVMMQDYKTLAPFLPQLMEISYQDALNLQMYLESHLKPTWDWLLTVMDATEAQLRFGVSLTRSADPTHPEHPLNNAPSFSGSNYTGLLNTAALSLTLQSNTGRNQRSGIATSSNISTPQASTRLTVGFAGVGEPSRNIREREGGDAHSARREFLSYCLSLMRAHNGEHRDSLPVLDVSALRHVAYVFDALVYYMRSLSEPMSSRGETQKESSNYSGWNDQDENDNDEGEEYNSPVPTAMETDSVDYPDLLQIPTCGSGNNSNSTPKGRKHPFLQRSDSTLCLGCPPLDPFDTVMSEALPLADQPHLLQPHSRREDLFGIPKQPATNAGPNQNPLAGLPTRLSLSARSADSQNTVTPTFSQVIQGPAFASSDARRSSVSVGESTTAKYTEKTKSFNHTNDNHSLVAEQIDRAPIIVSTNNQNDQTTGSTKNNKDVCKTNRSVIVRAGTVSETSTNKAGAPEVLVVSTVETQNVSEDVDPAGSNQEISAHETVETSPVENARAVSSIGTNISHNILLGRWRMSLDLFGRVFMEDVGLEVGSVVSELGGFPVKEAKFRRDMEKLRNSQQKDITLLKLERDRTQLLVQTMKELNTQYNLYNRRASNTPPLAVNRVKVIFKDEPGEGSGVTRSFYTAIAEALLVNEKLPNLEAAQVGSKYTQYNVLQKLKSRDRDRDLRRQNPRSSGKCRETRRTLSFEARSFHPSGSVEGSSSSGPGSSSSNSHPLPVSHPINDHLTMHQQQLGDRLYPKVYALRPALAEKITGMLLELSPAQLLMLLASEEALRQKVEEAFELIHSHSQDLASEALLDLDVFSLTARCGANKKKIENSILDDTEDNAPLFYSPGKRGFYTPRQGRASYERLNAFRNVGRLIGLCLLQNELCPIFLNRHVIKYILGRPIRFHDLAFFDSVIYESLRQLVIDSETKDSNSLFSALDLMFSIDLCPEEGGGSIELIPNGRDIVVTASNVYDYVRKYAEVRMIKVQEKALHAMREGVFDVLPEGALDGLLSEDFRLLLNGVGDINVSVLISYTSFNDESGESVDKLAKYKRWLWSIVEKMSHTERQDLVYFWTGSPALPASEDGFQPMPSVTLRPADDAYLPTANTCISRLYVPLYSSRHILRHKLLLAIKAKNFGFV